CGGTAGGCGGTAACTGAGGGCGACGGCGGCCAGCATCACCCCGCCGGCGGTGAGGTACAGCCCGTCGTAGCCCAGCCAGGCGACGACGGGGGCGGCGACGAGGGGCGCAACGAACTGGCCGAGGTAGAGGGCCGTCGTCGATCCGCCCAGGACCCGGCCGCGGTGGTCCCGCAGGGCCCGGGCCAGCAGGGCGGCGTTGAGGTTGGGCAGAAAGAGGCCCATTCCCAATCCGGCGATCACCAGGGCGATCACGGCGACGACATAGCCGCCGGCCAGGCCGAGGAGAATGTAGCCGCCGCCCATCAGGGCGAAGTTGAGCCGGAAGACGCCGCGGGTGCTGCCGCGGTCCTTTAGTCGACGGTAGAGCAGGGAGCCCACGGCGGAGAAGACGGTCATCAGGGCCACGGCGATGCCGACGGGGGCGTTGGTCTCGATACCCAGCTCACGCAGGTAGAAGGCGATCTGCGTCGGCACCAGGTAGAAGGCCAGCATACCGCCCAGAGCCAGGGCGTAGTAGGGCAGCAGCGGCTTCCAGCGCAGAGCGGTTGGCGGCTTTCCGCTGGTGGTTTGCCGGGCGTCGGGTGGGGCGTCGCGCACGGTCAACAGGATCCCGGGCAGGACGACCAGGGCGAAGAGATAGACCAGGAAGGGGTGGCGCCAACTGACGTCGGCCAGCACCCCGCCGGTCAGCAGGAACAACACCCCGCCGACGGCCGTCGCCGCGCCCTGCAGGCCGAGGAAGCGTTCCAGCCCCAGGCCGTCGAAGTGGTCGCCGATCAGGGTGGTGCAGCCGGTCATCGTCCCGGCGACGGCGATCCCCAGACAGGCCCGGCTGACCAGGATCAGCCCCAGGCTTTCCAGCCAGTAGCCGGCGGAGCCGGCGGCGGTGTAGAGCAGCACGGCGACGAGGAGGACGGGACGGCGGCCCCAGCGATCCAGCAGCCAACCCGCCGCCGACCCCCCCAGGGCGATGAACAGCGCCGGCAGGCTCAGGGCCAGCTTGACCAGCAGGTCGGCCCGGGGCACCGTAGCGAAGGCCGCCTCCATCGCCGGCAGGGCCGGGGTGATCGTCGCCCCGGCCATCACCGTCAGCGTCGAGCCGGCCAGGATGGTCAGGTTGCGCAGGCGGGTCCGGCCTTCGCCGCTCATTGGTAGCTCCCTCGTTCATCGTCGCCGCGCAGCAGGGCCGCAGTACCGAGGAATAGCTCCCGGGCCAGGCCGTAGACGGGCAGGTAGACCCGGGAACGGTAGCCGTACTCCAGTGTCTGGCGGCCGACGAGGGCGCCGACGGCCAGGATGGCCGGCGGGATCACCAACAGCTTGAAGAGCAAGCCCAGACCGAGGATCGCCCCCCAGGCCGCGCCGATGGTCAGGGCGGCGAGGGCCGGGCCATTGACCAGGGCGGCCCAGCGCCGGACCAGGGCTCCGGGGTGGGGGCCGCGGTTGGCGAGGGTATCGGCCGTCTCGGCGACGAGTTCCCGCCGCAACCCGGTTGGGTCGGCGACGGGCCGCCGCCGTCCCACCAGGGCGCAGCGCCCCCGCAGGTAATGGACCCGCTGCCGGGCCACCCCCAGGCGGCGCAGCGTCCGGGCCGGGCTCGCCGAGCGGAAACCGGCGCGGACGGCGCAGGGATCGCCCAGAATACTCGCCGGAGACCCGAGGCGGGCCTCACAGCGGACCAGCGGGCGGCGCAGTCCCTGATGAAGGGACTCCAGTCGGGCCAGGCCGGCGGCCCGCGGTCCGCCGGCTGTTTCATCTTCCTCGGGGGGCGGCAGCAGGCGCCCCACACTCATACCGACGACGGGATCGGCCAGGGGTTCGAGCAGGCGCTCGACGCCGCCCGGGGTCAAGCGCCCCCGCCGACCGGGATAGATCAACACGGCGGCCTCCGTCGCCGCCGGGTCCCGAACGACGCTGAAGCCGGCGTCGCGCAGCTCCGCGGCTTGAGTGCCGACGTCGACGCCGGGTTTGTTATCCGGCTCGATGACGACGGCGCAGTCCGCGAAGGTCAACGGCTTGAGTACGCGCGGCTGTTCGTGGCGCTTCGACAAACCCGCCGCCCACACCAACAGGGGGTAGAGGACGAGGGACGGCGCCAGCAGGGCGGCGCCGATCAGCACGAGCAGCAGGGGCGTACTCACGAGCCCTCGGGGTCGACGGCGGCGGCGCGGGCCTCCCGGGTGGCCCGGC
Above is a window of Candidatus Coatesbacteria bacterium DNA encoding:
- a CDS encoding MFS transporter; its protein translation is MSGEGRTRLRNLTILAGSTLTVMAGATITPALPAMEAAFATVPRADLLVKLALSLPALFIALGGSAAGWLLDRWGRRPVLLVAVLLYTAAGSAGYWLESLGLILVSRACLGIAVAGTMTGCTTLIGDHFDGLGLERFLGLQGAATAVGGVLFLLTGGVLADVSWRHPFLVYLFALVVLPGILLTVRDAPPDARQTTSGKPPTALRWKPLLPYYALALGGMLAFYLVPTQIAFYLRELGIETNAPVGIAVALMTVFSAVGSLLYRRLKDRGSTRGVFRLNFALMGGGYILLGLAGGYVVAVIALVIAGLGMGLFLPNLNAALLARALRDHRGRVLGGSTTALYLGQFVAPLVAAPVVAWLGYDGLYLTAGGVMLAAVALSYRLPHSAGA